In Rosa rugosa chromosome 4, drRosRugo1.1, whole genome shotgun sequence, the genomic stretch ATAGAGGAAATAAACAAGTCTTTTGTTGATCAAGAGGTAGTTGATATTTAAGAACAGATTTTTAACTACATACTCCAAATTGGATAATCACTAATCAGTAATATGATATGGACAAGGACATAGGCAAAGAATCAAACTTACAGCAGGAAAATGCTTAGCAGCATCCACTATAAGAACTGGTCTACCATTAACATCCAGAAAGTCGTGCACAAAAGCTTTTCCAGTTTCAGCAATGTTCTTCACTGAATCTTGAGACAACTCAGACACGCCAAATTCTTGACGCCATTTCTCCTACAGGTTAAGGAAACTACTGAAAACCCAACTCATAATACCTTAGCCTTTTCTCGTTTTCCAGGAAAAGATCTTAGAAGAAAGAAAGTTTCAAATGTAAAAGCACTTAAGTACAAGTCACACATTATCACACACAAATTCAAGTTGTTCAAAGCAACAGGCAGTGCTGCTAGCTAAGATCTCTCTAAAACCCATAATAAATCACAGAACATAATCTCTTCATCAACAATTTGACATCTTAATCTTAACCATTGATAAGGTGTATTCGAGCTGAATATAAAATAACCAAAACCTTATCACACACCATACATTATGCTACTCTAAGTGACAACTAAAACAAAGAGTGAAGGATACAATCGCCTTATGCAATTTTTCCACTGATTCTTGGACTGAAAATTTTCGGTCCTTGAGAAACCAGAGAATGAAGTCCTCATCATCTCTTCCATTTTTGCCTACTGGAAGACTTTGATGATCTTTCTCAAGCTTCTCCTTCACTTCCAAAACTAGCTGCAAATTTTCAAACCACACACCATATAAGAAAACTCCACCACAGGGTTTATTAGTCATCCAAAATGCAATGTAACCCACACACTTGCATAATATTTTTATTCTCCATTAGTCCCTTTTACTTGCTTCAAAACGTGAATCAAAGATTGAAGCAGAATGataaaagtttcaatctttatgATTCTCCACAAACTATGAACTAAAACCCAGAACTTGAAAACTAACATATACCCAAAAAGGAGTAGAATTGATAATCTTCATTGCAATTTTCAGAGAGTGGTAGTAGTAGGTGTACCTACCTTGCGTGATTCGTTGGGGCCTAAGAGGGAGCTTCGAACCGATAAGCTACGAGCTCGGGAGGAAGATGTAATTTGATTGGAGTAATTTGAAGGAAGAGGAATAATGTGACGAAATGGATTACACAGGCGGAGCTCCATTTCTGGGTAAGTGGtgtaaagaagaagagaagaacaaCGCCATTTCTGCGGAGGGCGATGAGTAGTCGAGTGCCTCCACGTGTGGGAAACACGTGCGCTTGTCTTATCTTCATTTCTTTTGgtcttgaaagttgaaaccttTGGCACTCACTACCATTACTATTATTATGGTAATTTTTTTAGATTATTAATTTTCATATCTATATtttgaaaaacatcaaaatggtaTATGATGATTTAAGCCCGATCCAACtttcgtacctagcaacagtaaaatcgttaacctCGTTAACTTTAGAGGGGTAAATTTATTccggaaaagaaataaaaatagaaaaaaaataataataataataaaatgagCTGGCCATGGCTCCCTAACTCGCGGTCTGCAATTGAAAACTGATTCTTtctttcgtcttcttcttcttcttctttgaactaGTTAGTGtacccgcgcgatgctgcggaaATATGATCGATATCATTCGATTTAATGGTCCTGAATTTAGATTGTATATTATatattgtttatttgttttacatGTTAAAAAAACTGGTAACTTGGCCAAATTTCAAAGTTAATAACTACAAAAAGTGTCCACAATGAAGGAGGAGACATACTCCCAATACAGCTAATAACTCAACTTTAATCAATGTATCATCATTTTCCATTTAACCAATGTATTATCCATTCTCCATGAAGTGATTATAAATCATTGGCAAAGAATtcctatcaataaaaaaaaaacagcaggtTTCAATCTAACAAAAGGAGGAGAGACTTCACCCACACGTACTCTATCTAGAGCTGAATCCACGTTGGCTTTGGGCCTTTCCTGTGCAGCTTAGTCGACATTTACTGCTCAGTATTACCAAGAAGTTCTGGGAAGATTTAAATCTCCAAACAGTTCAGTGTGATTCTTCCACCAGTTTCTGAAAACAAATAAGCAGCAAAAGCTAACTATATAATACAAAGGCCATAGTTACATCAGTTACCCCTACTGGAATGCACCTAGGCCATCCAGGTCAGACACATCCAACAATACTTGAATATGTGTGTGCACGCGTTGCATCACTTGCATGGATCAACCAAGTAAAGAGAGTTGATTGGGCATACCTGAACAAACTCTGATGGAAGCAAATCATTGCATTGCTTGTTATCATGCCATGGAGGGTGAAGCAATATCAGAATCTAGATAATGTGCAAGCCGATCAAGTTTGACACACTGAAAAACAAATGGGGAAGTATATCATGAATTTCTACATGGTAGGGAAGCAGGGACCAATATATTGAAGAAGCTAAGGTATTCATAAAGACAATGTAGAAATAATGCAGTTGGCAATAGCCAATGCAATTTGGCAACAGTGTCAAGTCCCCTGCTTGTGATCAGGTTACCATCACTTATTACTTTGGTGTTGTTTGTTGTTTCATGGACTTAAACATACTACTCAAATCAAATTGAAATAAATGCACCAACATGATTTTTTGATTGGGTTTTTTGATTTCGAAACAAATGACACCAACATTAACAACTTAAGGGAGGGTACAAAAGAATTGATCGTTAGCAGGTTTAAATGTTTTCATGTATTTGttagaaaagaatgaaaagttTTTTCTCTAACAACATAGCTTTGATCTTATTGATCGATTTATCTGCATTATGTTTCGTATATGCTCACTAATGAAAAAAGGAATAAGTAACTGCATCATGATGTTGAGTATGCAATTGATATTTCAATTGCTTTGCTGCCAGTTCATACATTGAAGCAAAACTTACCATAAAGGTCCTGCAAATGTTTCTCTAAAAGCCTAAAACATGATTATTAAATACTCAAAGGAACGTACCATATAGTAGCTGCTCATTAATCTAATAGTGTTTGAGGGCTGGCTTGCTTGTAAAATATCCAGTTCAGTAAGCCGTGGTTCCAAATTGAGGTATAGGAGTCAAAACCGCAATGACCAACATGAAAAAGACTAAGGCTTTAAGAAAAGAACGAAGTAAATCTTTATGGGCAGACCTTTCTTGAAGAAAAGCCAGAGCAGATTTGTCATACCTGCAAAATTTGAAGATGATGTTCAGAAATTGTTCCTCTGGTTGTTCTAAATATCAAGGCAAACACAACAAAGTAATATGCGTATAAACCCCCAAATCAATACTTTCAAATCCAATACATATCCCGAATCCGAATGagagaacaattcaaaattGAATCAACAAAATCAAGGTTCAACAATTGGAAATTTGGGAACTTCTTTCTTTGTGCACCTCTCTGATCAGATCACTCTCGTGATGAAGAACAACTAACCTCGTGCTGAGATGAATATCACCTCTCTCTAGTCTCTATCTCCatgtctcactctctctctctctctcttcgggcAAAGCAAAGAAAACACACCTGGACTCCCTCGAGGTCTCGATCATATATTCTTGATTTCTCTTTGGATTGTTCTCTCTTCGTGGAGCAAGGAAACAGAGCCACGCGGAAAGCCTCGGACGCCAATTAAGACGTACACCTGTCGGGGCAATCAGGTAAAAAGCCAAAGAGAATGCAGGGGCAAAACGGGCATGTCACTGTATTACTATTCATTTAACATTACcattctcattttacttttacggtgcgtttggatgagaaaattataaaattcgtaggaatttataaataatggaatctttaactccatcaatctaaaattccattaattgcagtttctattgtttggttgcatctatttaggatttgaaatgtgtaataaattaagaaagtttaaaacaaataaaaagataaaatagaaaaaagtcttgttttggaaataaaaattgaatactgcaaatgaattcgtaaatgacacctattttggtggaaattgaagtgaggaatttaaataacgaattccttcgtttttttccacagagaaatttaaaatttccaatctgataatgccaaacgagggaattggcttttaggaattatgaaatcctcactttcaattaaattccatcattttttccctcactTTCAattcgatcgggttcgaaactatggtgaaattgactaaagttttaaccacactcataatttattttaataatcacatccaacggtagGTTTTTCCAGTTTCTTTGAATTAATAGAGGTTGCTATTTGGAGTGTGATAGGAacataattatgcgataataatgttgttaattcccatatttactttgttagtttatcttattttctgattaatttagttgtttttatgtttattaggttttccgaagcaaggaaagaaataagagcaaaaggaaggaTATCAACCAATCTCAAACCTGTCTCAGTTTCGTTTTCTTTCTGTCCTCTGTTTTGACATATTTATTTAATAtagtaaatcaactccaaaattcaccaaattttgtgtgctagacGCCTTTtgtgtctagtacgtctctgtaaattttcgtatttttctgggttgttttggttaggtgtttagtttgtttttccactgctgttcagtaggaactgcagtcacgttttgttgaagcttttagtttagcttaatcctctgcgggagacccttatttccctaCACTACAATCaacatatttgcaggagaataaggaaaatcaatagctttaaatttagctatcagagtgtatgatatataaatatagatttataaaaaagtagtgtctttaaagatttatttataaaaaaagcccgcaaggcccggcccaaaaaagcccgcaagacccactttatatggacgggcttggatacttcgatttacaataaagcctggcccaagcccgctataaatgggtcgggccgggccgggacGAGGCCTAGCCGATACCATCATCTTTCATGATCAAAGCATGCACCTGCCTGCCAAATCGGAGATACAAAACAGTGAAACACTAGCACAAGTAGAAAGAACCGAAAACAATGTCACTGAATTCGGATTTTCACCTTTACATGCTCTCATTTTCTTAAACACATCCAACACCACCCTTGGAACCCCATTCTACAAAAGCCCTGTTATAAAAGCATTACAGCTCACTACATTCTTGACAGGCATGTGTTCAAACAACTTTGCAGCAGAAACCAACTCCCCACAGCTCGTATACATACTCACAACTGAGGTAGCAACATAAACATCACTCTCAACCCCGAGCTACACCGCCACACAATGCATTCCCATCCCCTGCTTCGCATTATCACACGCCAAAAACACACTAGCTATGGTAACCGAATTCAACCCTAACCCTCCAAAACCAACGCTCTTGAACACCTTTGAAGCCTCTTTGCGATGTCCATTATGCAACAACCCTGAAATCACAGTGTTTACGGGAGCCAAGTTTCGGTGAGGCATTTCGTCGAACACCTTGAGTGCATCGTCCATGAGGTTGAGCTTCATGGAAGCATCCGTGAGAGTGGTGGCTGCGTAGACGTCGGAGAAGAACCCGGTTTTGAGGAGATGGATGTGGACCATTTGGACTTGAGGGGCTAATCGGAGCTTGACACAGACTTTGAGAATAAGAGGAAATGTGAATTtgtgagggggggggggggggaagaagCGGAGTGGTCTTGGTACAGGTTCTCAGATGCTACAGCGCCTCCTATGA encodes the following:
- the LOC133745537 gene encoding phosphatidylinositol transfer protein CSR1 isoform X2 — protein: MELRLCNPFRHIIPLPSNYSNQITSSSRARSLSVRSSLLGPNESRKLVLEVKEKLEKDHQSLPVGKNGRDDEDFILWFLKDRKFSVQESVEKLHKAIKWRQEFGVSELSQDSVKNIAETGKAFVHDFLDVNGRPVLIVDAAKHFPAVHDPAENEKLCVFLIEKALGALPEGREEILGIFDLRGFGTENSDLKFITFLFDVFYYYYPKRLGQVLFVDAPFIFKPIWQLAKPLLKSYASVVRFCSVETVRKEYFTEATLPAKFRD
- the LOC133745537 gene encoding phosphatidylinositol transfer protein CSR1 isoform X1, with translation MELRLCNPFRHIIPLPSNYSNQITSSSRARSLSVRSSLLGPNESRKLVLEVKEKLEKDHQSLPVGKNGRDDEDFILWFLKDRKFSVQESVEKLHKAIEKWRQEFGVSELSQDSVKNIAETGKAFVHDFLDVNGRPVLIVDAAKHFPAVHDPAENEKLCVFLIEKALGALPEGREEILGIFDLRGFGTENSDLKFITFLFDVFYYYYPKRLGQVLFVDAPFIFKPIWQLAKPLLKSYASVVRFCSVETVRKEYFTEATLPAKFRD